A stretch of the Porites lutea chromosome 12, jaPorLute2.1, whole genome shotgun sequence genome encodes the following:
- the LOC140921173 gene encoding uncharacterized protein yields the protein MAVQTSVLASSLLLATLLGSICRSGSIRNNSSKLPGETQSTNNPLIHTTANNRTNGSIQSTTPTEKSAGKKVTWFTTSASVSALQMATKVETSSNQSNVDKPGSQEGKSNTEVLSVSLSLVLGVLAAVGVVIAVLFVRWKRIRKMKKGFQDELATICLHDELASEALYASWKPFMDTNDTSNMKLVIQQSTPDAKSSTATQG from the exons ATGGCGGTTCAAACTAGCGTTTTAGCATCAAGCCTTTTGTTAGCTACTCTCCTTGGGTCGATTTGCCGTTCGGGATCAATAAGAAATAACTCGTCGAAACTGCCAG GAGAAACACAATCGACCAACAACCCACTCATTCACACTACCGCAAACAACAGAACGAATGGCTCTATACAGAGTACAACACCGACGGAGAAATCTGCAGGCAAAAAAGTGACATGGTTTACAACGTCTGCCTCTGTGTCAGCGCTTCAAATGGCTACTAAAGTGGAGACGTCTTCGAATCAAAGTAACGTGGACAAACCAGGATCTCAAGAAGGCAAGTCAAATACAGAAGTGCTAAGTGTGTCACTTTCGTTGGTCCTTGGTGTCTTAGCAGCAGTCGGTGTTGTGATTGCTGTGTTGTTTGTTCGCTGGAAAAG AATAcgaaaaatgaagaaaggatTCCAAGACGAACTGGCTACTATATGTTTACA TGACGAGTTAGCATCAGAGGCATTATACGCTTCATGGAAGCCTTTCATGGACACAAATGACACGTCTAACATGAAGCTTGTTATTCAGCAATCCACTCCTGATGCGAAAAGTTCCACTGCCACACAGGGATAG
- the LOC140922005 gene encoding uncharacterized protein, whose amino-acid sequence MAVQTSVLASSLLLATLLGSICRSGSIRNNSSKLPGETSATKNPLIHTTANNRTNGSIQSTTLTEKPTDTEVTLFTTSASVSALQMATKVETSSNQSNVDKPGSQEGKSNTEVLSVSLSLVLGVLAAVGVVIAVLFVRWKRIRKMKKGFQDELATICLHDELASEALYASWKPFMDTNDTSNMKLVIQQSTPDAKSSTATQA is encoded by the exons ATGGCGGTTCAAACTAGCGTTTTAGCATCAAGCCTTTTGTTAGCTACTCTCCTTGGGTCGATTTGCCGTTCGGGATCAATAAGAAATAACTCGTCGAAACTGCCAG GAGAAACATCGGCTACCAAAAACCCACTCATTCACACTACTGCAAACAACAGAACGAATGGCTCTATACAGAGTACAACACTGACGGAGAAACCTACAGACACAGAAGTGACATTGTTTACAACGTCTGCCTCTGTGTCAGCGCTTCAAATGGCTACTAAAGTGGAGACGTCTTCGAATCAAAGTAACGTGGACAAACCAGGATCTCAAGAAGGCAAGTCAAATACAGAAGTGCTAAGTGTGTCACTTTCGTTGGTCCTTGGTGTCTTAGCAGCAGTCGGCGTTGTGATTGCTGTGTTGTTTGTTCGCTGGAAAAG AATAcgaaaaatgaagaaaggatTCCAAGACGAACTGGCTACTATATGTTTACA TGACGAGTTAGCATCAGAGGCATTATACGCTTCATGGAAGCCTTTCATGGACACAAATGACACGTCTAACATGAAGCTTGTTATTCAGCAATCCACTCCTGATGCGAAAAGTTCCACTGCCACACAGGCCTAG